One Spinacia oleracea cultivar Varoflay chromosome 4, BTI_SOV_V1, whole genome shotgun sequence DNA segment encodes these proteins:
- the LOC130471796 gene encoding uncharacterized protein — translation MAASWAVKYICRAKQACTEFTGSSSWLTSVKYYIKDNYKLMRGSRDKIRWNMFVWNRFSMLKHRIICWLALQDRLKTKVRLFPLGIGADNLCGLCGSHPETGAHLFFKCKYSIDCCTAIMHWLVIAGVVYSIWKARNSSIWEGSVPTVKHTVQHIQFCVKNRVSKLIGKKISTSEAHWFASL, via the exons ATGGCAGCTAGTTGGGCTGTCAAGTACATCTGCAGAGCTAAACAAGCTTGTACTGAGTTCACTGGTTCTTCTTCTTGGCTCACTTCTGTGAAATACTACATTAAAGACAACTACAAGTTGATGAGAGGTTCTAGAGACAAGATCAGATGGAACATGTTTGTCTGGAACAGATTTTCTATGCTAAAGCACAGAATCATATGCTGGCTAGCTTTACAAGACAGATTGAAAACCAAAGTAAGGTTGTTTCCCTTAGGCATTGGTGCTGATAATCTGTGTGGCCTTTGTGGCTCACATCCAGAGACTGGAGCTCATTTATTTTTTAAGTGCAAGTATAGTATTGATTGCTGCACTGCCATTATGCACTGGCTAG TGATTGCTGGGGTGGTTTACTCTATCTGGAAAGCTAGGAACTCTTCTATTTGGGAAGGGTCTGTCCCTACTGTCAAACACACTGTACAGCACATTCAGTTTTGTGTAAAAAATAGAGTTAGTAAACTCATAGGAAAGAAGATTAGCACTAGTGAAGCTCATTGGTTTGCTAGCTTGTAA